A window of Flavobacterium flavigenum contains these coding sequences:
- the xrtF gene encoding exosortase family protein XrtF, whose translation MKKYLVQFKPFLIFIGTFFVAYILLTLIYKSYLNSFESNNIDGITAVVGSNIYWLMDVFNCDVLIQKSLSGAYLEVWYNKHYVIRIVEGCNAVSVMILFISFVLAFSGKLKTTVLFILSGTLFIYILNVIRIALLAVLLFRYPEKVHLLHGVLFPLIIYGLVFALWVFWVNKFSKYAK comes from the coding sequence TTGAAAAAATATTTAGTACAATTTAAACCATTCCTTATTTTCATAGGGACTTTTTTTGTGGCTTATATTTTACTTACCCTAATTTATAAAAGTTATCTGAACAGTTTTGAGTCAAATAATATTGACGGAATTACTGCTGTTGTTGGCTCTAATATCTATTGGTTAATGGATGTTTTTAATTGTGATGTTCTGATTCAGAAAAGTTTATCGGGAGCTTATTTAGAAGTTTGGTACAATAAGCATTATGTTATTCGAATTGTAGAAGGGTGTAATGCAGTAAGTGTAATGATTTTGTTTATCTCATTTGTGCTCGCTTTTTCCGGAAAACTTAAAACGACTGTATTGTTTATCTTATCAGGAACTCTTTTTATTTATATTTTAAATGTGATCAGAATTGCGTTATTGGCTGTTTTGTTATTTCGCTATCCTGAAAAAGTACATCTTTTGCACGGCGTTCTTTTTCCTTTAATTATTTATGGACTTGTTTTCGCTTTATGGGTTTTCTGGGTAAATAAATTTTCAAAATATGCTAAATAA
- the rpsO gene encoding 30S ribosomal protein S15: protein MYLTKEKKEEIFAQHGGATNTGSAEGQIALFTYRISHLTEHLKKNRHDYNTERSLVLLVGKRRALLDYLKKKDINRYREIIKVLNIRK from the coding sequence ATGTATTTAACTAAAGAAAAGAAAGAAGAAATTTTCGCACAACACGGTGGTGCAACAAACACTGGAAGCGCTGAAGGTCAGATTGCATTGTTCACTTACAGAATTTCACACTTAACTGAACACTTGAAAAAAAATCGTCACGATTATAACACTGAGCGTTCTCTTGTACTATTAGTAGGTAAAAGAAGAGCTTTGTTGGATTACTTGAAAAAGAAAGATATCAACAGATATCGTGAGATTATCAAAGTATTGAATATCAGAAAATAA
- a CDS encoding GAF domain-containing protein yields MTFQELQPKISAIVAETNTTRDEKLLAVCQLLSESIDYYNWVGFYFANHDNKTLHLGPYVGAETDHTVIPFGKGICGQVAESNANFVVPDVKAQDNYIACSFTVKSEIVVPLFVNGVNIGQIDIDSHVINPFTEADERFLEFVNQEVAKLF; encoded by the coding sequence ATGACATTTCAGGAATTACAGCCAAAAATTTCAGCTATTGTAGCTGAGACAAATACAACCAGAGACGAGAAATTACTGGCAGTCTGTCAGTTATTAAGCGAAAGTATAGACTATTATAATTGGGTTGGTTTTTATTTTGCCAATCATGATAACAAAACTTTACATTTAGGACCTTATGTAGGTGCCGAAACAGATCATACCGTTATTCCATTTGGAAAAGGTATTTGTGGACAGGTCGCTGAAAGCAATGCCAATTTTGTTGTACCGGATGTTAAGGCTCAGGATAATTATATCGCCTGCAGTTTTACTGTAAAATCAGAAATTGTTGTACCTTTATTTGTAAACGGAGTAAACATTGGACAAATTGATATTGACAGTCACGTAATAAACCCTTTTACAGAAGCTGACGAACGATTTTTAGAATTTGTAAATCAGGAAGTTGCCAAGTTATTTTAG
- a CDS encoding TonB-dependent receptor plug domain-containing protein, giving the protein MQKNIMLFMMILLSVSVFSQEDLEEVKVTKKQKSLKKSYTVTANTTVITSKELLKAACCNLAESFETNPSIDVNFSDALTGTKQIKMLGLTSPYLMITEENIPSVRGASQAYGLSFTPGTWIESVQITKGAGSVINGYESISGQINTELLKPLSDIPFFLNAYGSTDARFELNTHFNKKISDKWATSLFLHGNTRVAKNDMNDDGFLDNPLGKQINLLNRYQYYNPDSGLVSFINFRYMNDKKQTGEVDFDKDTDRGTMNHWGSEINTERFDVSTKIGYVFKDMPYQSIGFQNAFNSHKQDSYFGLNQYDIKQNSFYSNLIFNSIISNTMNKFTAGLNFAYDQYQEFVNTTDYSRIDNSVGAFFEYTYDNTDNFSLILGGRVDNHNRLGFFVTPRLHMRYNPWKDGVIRFSAGRGKRSANIFAENQQLFASSRAFSILDNSGKIYGLNPEIAWNYGVSFSQKFKLFNKNAEAGFDIYRTDFQNQAVVDLMQSPQEVLFYNLKGNSFANSLQVEFNYELIHNLNLRTAYKYYDIQTDYLRGTFQRPLQAKHRFLGNLEYETQLNDGKQWKFDYTFNWSGKQQLPYTVSNPEADRFSEFSPSYAVMNVQVTRVFSPVFEVYAGGENIGNYKQQKAILGAEDPFGANFDASIAYAPIFGQMYYAGLRFKIK; this is encoded by the coding sequence ATGCAAAAAAATATCATGCTTTTTATGATGATTTTGCTTTCCGTTTCTGTGTTTTCACAGGAAGATTTAGAGGAAGTAAAAGTTACCAAAAAGCAAAAATCACTTAAAAAATCCTATACGGTTACTGCTAATACAACCGTGATTACAAGCAAGGAATTGCTTAAAGCAGCCTGCTGCAATCTGGCAGAAAGTTTTGAAACGAACCCATCAATCGATGTGAATTTTTCTGATGCCTTAACCGGAACCAAACAAATAAAAATGCTGGGTTTAACGAGCCCGTATTTAATGATTACTGAAGAAAACATCCCTTCGGTTCGTGGTGCTTCCCAAGCTTATGGATTGTCTTTTACACCGGGAACCTGGATTGAAAGTGTTCAGATTACGAAAGGTGCCGGAAGTGTAATTAACGGATACGAAAGTATTTCGGGGCAAATCAATACGGAACTTTTAAAGCCTCTAAGTGATATTCCGTTTTTTCTGAATGCTTATGGCTCTACTGATGCCCGTTTTGAACTGAATACCCATTTCAATAAAAAAATATCTGACAAATGGGCGACAAGTTTATTTCTGCACGGAAATACGCGCGTAGCAAAAAATGACATGAACGATGACGGATTCTTAGATAATCCGTTAGGCAAACAAATCAATCTTTTGAACCGTTATCAATATTATAATCCGGACAGCGGTTTGGTGAGTTTTATCAATTTCAGGTATATGAATGATAAAAAACAAACGGGTGAAGTAGATTTTGATAAAGACACCGATCGTGGAACAATGAATCACTGGGGTTCAGAAATCAATACAGAACGTTTTGATGTATCGACAAAAATTGGTTACGTTTTTAAAGATATGCCCTATCAGAGCATTGGTTTTCAAAATGCTTTTAACAGTCATAAACAAGATTCATATTTTGGTTTAAATCAATACGATATTAAACAGAATAGTTTTTATTCGAATTTGATTTTCAATTCCATAATAAGCAACACAATGAATAAGTTTACAGCTGGTTTGAATTTTGCCTATGATCAATATCAGGAATTTGTAAATACAACTGATTATAGCCGAATTGATAATTCGGTTGGTGCTTTTTTTGAATACACTTATGATAATACGGATAATTTCAGTTTGATTTTGGGCGGAAGGGTTGATAATCATAACCGTTTAGGGTTTTTCGTAACCCCTCGTCTGCATATGCGATACAATCCATGGAAAGACGGTGTAATTCGTTTTTCTGCCGGAAGAGGAAAACGTTCTGCTAATATTTTTGCAGAGAATCAACAGCTTTTTGCAAGTTCGAGAGCCTTTTCAATCTTAGATAATAGTGGAAAAATTTATGGTTTAAATCCTGAAATTGCATGGAATTATGGTGTGAGTTTTTCTCAGAAATTCAAGCTTTTCAATAAAAATGCCGAAGCAGGTTTTGATATTTACAGAACAGATTTCCAAAATCAGGCAGTTGTCGATTTGATGCAAAGTCCACAAGAGGTTTTGTTTTATAATTTAAAAGGAAACTCATTCGCAAATAGTTTGCAGGTAGAATTCAATTATGAGTTAATCCATAACCTGAATTTAAGAACAGCCTACAAATACTATGATATTCAAACCGATTATTTAAGAGGTACTTTTCAGAGACCATTGCAGGCCAAACATCGTTTTTTAGGAAATCTTGAATATGAAACCCAATTAAATGATGGCAAACAATGGAAGTTTGATTACACCTTTAACTGGTCTGGAAAACAACAATTGCCATACACGGTATCAAATCCTGAAGCTGACCGATTTTCAGAATTTTCACCTTCTTATGCTGTAATGAATGTTCAGGTTACCAGAGTTTTTTCTCCAGTCTTTGAAGTATATGCAGGAGGGGAGAATATTGGAAATTACAAGCAGCAAAAAGCAATTTTAGGTGCAGAAGATCCGTTTGGTGCGAACTTTGATGCTTCAATTGCATACGCGCCAATTTTTGGACAAATGTATTATGCAGGATTACGATTTAAAATAAAATAA
- a CDS encoding heavy-metal-associated domain-containing protein has protein sequence MNKIILIALITFLGFSAQAQTKKNKNLKYTTEVNGNCEQCKKRIEKAAFSVPGVKTANWDISSHQLTVILNEEKSSTADLNKAVAKVGHDTKEVKATQADYDNLHSCCKYERE, from the coding sequence ATGAACAAGATAATTTTAATAGCATTGATAACTTTTTTAGGATTTTCAGCTCAGGCACAAACTAAAAAAAATAAGAATTTAAAATACACTACAGAAGTTAATGGCAATTGTGAACAGTGTAAAAAACGTATCGAAAAAGCGGCTTTTAGTGTTCCGGGTGTAAAAACTGCTAATTGGGACATCAGTTCTCACCAGCTAACAGTGATTTTAAACGAAGAAAAATCATCAACAGCTGATTTGAATAAAGCTGTTGCAAAGGTTGGTCATGATACCAAAGAAGTAAAAGCAACTCAGGCAGATTATGATAATCTGCATTCTTG
- a CDS encoding HYC_CC_PP family protein — protein sequence MNLKKCTGVFLAFLLLVSNIGFAFDVHYCGGKIASVSLSKISPEKKCCGDKEKKSSCCKDKVVKFEKKSDDATFKVFFFQIAFPAVIHEFKSLGFLSVPSFKSKEVISYYADANAPPLYQLYHQYIFYA from the coding sequence ATGAATTTAAAGAAGTGCACAGGAGTATTTTTAGCGTTCCTATTGTTGGTATCCAACATAGGGTTTGCTTTTGATGTGCATTATTGCGGAGGAAAAATTGCTTCGGTTTCCTTAAGTAAGATTTCTCCTGAAAAAAAATGCTGTGGAGACAAAGAAAAAAAATCTTCCTGCTGTAAAGACAAGGTGGTTAAATTTGAAAAAAAATCAGATGATGCTACTTTTAAAGTTTTCTTTTTTCAGATTGCTTTTCCTGCAGTAATTCATGAATTTAAATCGCTTGGGTTTTTATCAGTTCCAAGTTTTAAAAGTAAAGAAGTCATTTCGTATTATGCTGATGCGAATGCTCCTCCTTTATATCAACTCTATCATCAATATATTTTTTACGCCTGA
- a CDS encoding energy transducer TonB, producing the protein MKRSFHFLFLTLPMWIFSQNITDKIIYYDSIGKDVSKEKHFSYRIIKDYYTEKDLYQIKDYYKSGVLEMEGNSKTKDGFSREGEYIYYYKNGKKKRIENYIKSRLNGSFSEWYENGNPKLKAEYIESEKGFSSNLKIYDFWNTKNEQMVKNGNGTYEEIREKYAAKGNVKNGFKDGEWKGINEVTNYQYTDIYDNGKFISGKSINSEGKERQYTVLESRPLPEKGISDFYKFIGANFTKTKEAVLNKISGRLVVQFVIEKDGKIVEPKILKSLGYGLDEEAMRVVTSYENWTPGQQRGVPVRVLYSIPITVSN; encoded by the coding sequence ATGAAAAGAAGTTTTCATTTTCTTTTTTTGACACTTCCAATGTGGATTTTTTCACAAAACATTACAGATAAAATCATCTATTACGATTCAATTGGAAAAGATGTTTCTAAAGAAAAGCATTTCTCTTATCGGATTATTAAAGATTATTACACCGAAAAAGATTTATATCAAATTAAAGATTATTATAAATCTGGTGTACTAGAAATGGAAGGAAATTCTAAGACAAAAGACGGCTTTTCCCGAGAAGGTGAATATATTTACTATTATAAAAATGGCAAGAAAAAAAGAATAGAAAACTACATTAAATCAAGATTAAATGGCAGTTTTTCTGAATGGTATGAAAATGGAAATCCTAAATTAAAAGCTGAATATATTGAATCTGAAAAAGGATTTAGCTCCAATTTAAAAATTTATGATTTTTGGAATACCAAAAATGAGCAGATGGTTAAGAATGGAAACGGCACCTATGAAGAAATTCGCGAAAAATATGCTGCAAAAGGAAATGTCAAAAATGGATTTAAAGATGGTGAATGGAAAGGCATTAATGAAGTTACAAACTATCAATACACTGATATATATGATAACGGAAAGTTTATTTCTGGAAAAAGTATAAATTCTGAAGGCAAAGAAAGACAATACACTGTTTTGGAATCAAGACCTTTACCTGAAAAAGGAATTTCTGATTTTTATAAATTTATAGGCGCAAACTTTACAAAAACAAAAGAAGCAGTACTTAATAAAATCTCCGGAAGATTAGTCGTTCAGTTTGTAATTGAAAAAGATGGTAAAATTGTTGAACCAAAAATACTAAAATCATTAGGATATGGTCTTGATGAAGAGGCCATGAGAGTAGTAACAAGCTATGAAAACTGGACCCCTGGACAACAAAGAGGTGTGCCTGTAAGGGTTTTATATTCAATACCTATAACAGTGTCAAATTAA
- a CDS encoding exosortase F system-associated membrane protein, which produces MLNKLSENKFRIIITILVVLCLGIVRAFENKLFYDPFLVYFESDFKGLPFPQVDNLKLFAGLLFRYALNTALSLVLIYTLFKDKEIFKFSAFLYVFFLVLLLAAFFIILEFFPNANWLLFYVRRFIIQPIFLLLFVPAFYYQKQNLKK; this is translated from the coding sequence ATGCTAAATAAACTTTCCGAAAATAAATTCAGGATTATAATTACTATTCTGGTCGTTTTGTGTTTAGGGATTGTCAGGGCTTTCGAAAATAAATTGTTTTACGATCCTTTTCTGGTTTATTTTGAGTCTGATTTTAAAGGATTGCCATTTCCTCAGGTTGACAATTTAAAACTTTTTGCAGGACTTTTGTTTCGTTATGCTTTAAATACTGCTTTGTCATTAGTACTTATTTATACTTTGTTCAAGGATAAAGAAATCTTCAAGTTTAGTGCATTTTTATATGTGTTTTTTTTAGTTCTTCTTTTGGCTGCTTTTTTTATCATTCTCGAATTTTTTCCCAATGCAAACTGGCTGCTTTTTTATGTAAGAAGATTTATCATTCAGCCAATTTTTTTACTATTGTTTGTGCCTGCTTTTTATTATCAGAAGCAAAATCTTAAAAAATAA